In Anaerolineales bacterium, one DNA window encodes the following:
- a CDS encoding GNAT family N-acetyltransferase → MKILETGRLLIRQLTVEDADFILELLNNPSFIQSIGDRNVRTTEAAQAYVLNGPAASYARNGFGLSLVIRMETGESIGICGLSKRDELDDVDIGYAFLPRYWSKGYAVEAALGMKAYAKDRIGLERLVAIVDPANGSSVRVLEKIGMSCEKTIKLSAGDIDLKLFSIEL, encoded by the coding sequence ATGAAAATACTGGAAACCGGGCGCCTGCTCATCCGCCAACTCACCGTCGAAGATGCTGACTTTATCCTGGAATTACTGAACAACCCATCCTTTATTCAAAGCATTGGGGACAGAAACGTCCGCACAACCGAAGCTGCCCAGGCCTATGTTCTTAACGGACCCGCCGCCAGTTATGCCAGGAACGGTTTTGGTCTCAGCCTTGTCATTCGCATGGAGACGGGCGAATCCATCGGCATATGCGGCTTGAGCAAACGCGACGAACTTGACGATGTGGATATCGGCTACGCCTTCCTGCCGCGCTACTGGTCAAAGGGATATGCCGTTGAGGCGGCGCTCGGGATGAAAGCATACGCAAAGGATAGAATCGGGTTGGAAAGGCTGGTCGCCATCGTCGACCCCGCAAACGGAAGTTCGGTCCGCGTGCTGGAAAAGATCGGAATGAGTTGTGAGAAAACGATTAAATTATCGGCAGGTGACATTGATTTGAAATTATTTTCCATCGAGTTATAA
- a CDS encoding cytochrome b5 domain-containing protein → MRIPERLISLSELKRSTGERGTRKFIAYNGIVYDVTGCPKWRLDMHEWLHFPGQDLTSELPEAPHREEVFKHNCVKIVGRLESNVS, encoded by the coding sequence ATGAGGATTCCAGAAAGGCTCATTTCCCTGTCAGAATTGAAGCGCAGCACGGGCGAGCGCGGCACACGAAAGTTCATCGCCTATAACGGCATCGTTTATGATGTGACCGGCTGCCCCAAATGGCGGCTGGATATGCATGAATGGCTGCATTTCCCCGGGCAGGACCTGACCAGTGAGCTCCCCGAAGCGCCGCACAGGGAAGAAGTTTTCAAGCATAATTGCGTGAAGATCGTTGGCAGGCTGGAGTCCAACGTCTCCTGA
- a CDS encoding alpha-glucosidase, translated as MTNFKWWQTAVFYQIYPRSFADGNNDGIGDFKGAAEKLDYLASLGVDALWLSPHFPSPNWDCGYDISDYCNVAPEYGTMQDFNHFLFESHKRNIRLILDLVLNHTSDEHPWFIESKSSRDNPKADWYVWVDTPPNNWQSCFDGDAWTYVPKRDQYYYHYFMKQQPDLNWHNPEVKQAMWDAVRFWLDLGVDGFRLDAIGTIFEDPKLAPHNVPMNLAELRRFSELVQTPKEKKLRDKYWHDMFKHQWGQPGVHDLMKELRAILDEYDGDRMLVGEDDNIDYMGNGNDELHLVFNFPLMRTERITPGHVRKNQKERLKRLDDLSAKKGWPCNTLGNHDCSRLYTRFGNKFHGAELARLHAALVLTLKGTPFLYYGEEIGMTDYILTDISQVRDTMGSWYYHTIVTEMGIHPEEAMLRTAEMTRDKNRTPMQWSNQANGGFSPAGVEPWLPVNPNYQNGINVFDQEKNPSSLLKYYKHLLHVRKSSIALQTGEYIPLHPNAKEYFALLRQAGGQMVLVVLNFSENLLELDFSKTKEIKKCNLSLLFSSAERRGGEIALQFKVAPFEVFIAEVTP; from the coding sequence ATGACAAATTTCAAATGGTGGCAGACCGCTGTTTTTTATCAGATCTATCCGCGTTCGTTCGCTGATGGCAATAACGACGGCATCGGCGATTTCAAAGGCGCGGCCGAGAAACTAGATTATCTTGCATCGCTCGGCGTGGACGCGCTGTGGCTCTCGCCGCATTTCCCCTCTCCCAACTGGGATTGCGGATATGACATTTCGGATTACTGCAACGTCGCGCCTGAATATGGAACAATGCAGGATTTCAACCACTTCCTGTTCGAGTCGCATAAAAGGAACATACGCCTCATTCTGGACCTGGTGCTGAATCACACTTCGGACGAACATCCCTGGTTCATCGAATCCAAATCCAGCCGTGACAATCCCAAAGCCGATTGGTACGTCTGGGTGGACACACCGCCCAACAACTGGCAATCCTGCTTCGACGGCGACGCGTGGACCTATGTCCCTAAGCGGGATCAGTATTACTATCATTACTTTATGAAGCAGCAGCCTGACCTGAACTGGCACAACCCCGAAGTGAAACAAGCCATGTGGGACGCCGTCCGCTTCTGGCTCGACCTCGGCGTGGATGGCTTCCGCCTCGATGCCATCGGCACCATCTTCGAAGACCCGAAACTTGCTCCGCACAACGTCCCGATGAATTTGGCAGAACTGCGCCGCTTCTCCGAACTGGTGCAAACGCCCAAAGAGAAGAAACTGCGCGATAAATACTGGCACGATATGTTCAAACATCAGTGGGGACAGCCAGGCGTACATGACTTGATGAAGGAACTCCGTGCCATTCTCGATGAATACGACGGCGACCGTATGTTGGTCGGTGAAGATGACAATATTGATTACATGGGGAATGGAAATGACGAACTGCACCTCGTCTTCAACTTCCCGTTGATGCGAACAGAACGGATCACACCTGGGCATGTCCGCAAGAATCAAAAGGAAAGGCTGAAAAGATTGGACGATCTGTCCGCGAAAAAAGGCTGGCCATGCAACACCTTGGGAAATCATGATTGTTCCCGCCTATACACCCGCTTCGGGAACAAATTCCACGGAGCGGAACTTGCCCGCCTGCATGCCGCCCTTGTGTTGACCTTGAAAGGCACACCTTTTCTATATTACGGTGAAGAGATCGGTATGACCGACTATATACTGACCGATATTTCACAGGTCAGGGATACAATGGGGTCATGGTATTACCATACCATCGTCACAGAAATGGGCATCCATCCAGAGGAAGCCATGCTCCGCACCGCCGAAATGACGCGCGATAAGAACCGCACGCCGATGCAATGGTCGAACCAAGCCAACGGCGGGTTCTCTCCCGCAGGCGTGGAGCCGTGGCTGCCCGTCAACCCAAATTACCAGAATGGCATCAATGTTTTTGATCAGGAGAAGAATCCCAGTTCCCTGCTCAAGTACTACAAACACCTTTTGCATGTCCGCAAATCGTCCATTGCCCTGCAAACGGGAGAGTACATTCCGCTGCACCCAAACGCAAAGGAGTATTTCGCCCTCCTGCGCCAAGCCGGCGGACAGATGGTTTTGGTTGTATTGAATTTCTCCGAGAACTTGCTCGAACTGGATTTTTCCAAAACAAAGGAGATCAAAAAGTGCAATCTAAGCCTGCTGTTCTCCAGTGCGGAGCGCCGCGGCGGCGAGATAGCTCTGCAGTTCAAGGTCGCTCCATTTGAAGTATTCATCGCGGAAGTGACTCCATGA
- the fdhD gene encoding formate dehydrogenase accessory sulfurtransferase FdhD: MILSSKAIEYHRYEFRKWEHHNAETIVETPVSLTVNGKEWITFMCTPIHLEELAVGFLYNEGIIQSMDQVADVRLCEHGDNVDVWLNQDAEQPTNWRRTSGCTGGVTAVDLLAKPNVNLGENRLKVQPEAIMEMVEKLFESQELYRDTGGVHTSALSDGEKVVLAADDIGRHNTLDKIAGMCLMQNVFPENRILITTGRISSEMLQKAAQLNAPILISRTSPSSLSIEMAERYGITLIGYARKHRFNVYSNPQRVGL; encoded by the coding sequence ATGATTCTTTCAAGCAAAGCAATTGAATATCATAGATATGAATTCAGAAAATGGGAGCACCACAATGCTGAAACCATCGTCGAGACGCCTGTATCTCTGACCGTGAACGGCAAGGAATGGATCACGTTCATGTGCACGCCCATCCATTTGGAAGAACTGGCGGTGGGGTTTTTATATAACGAAGGCATCATCCAAAGCATGGATCAGGTGGCGGACGTCCGTTTATGTGAGCATGGCGATAACGTGGATGTGTGGTTAAACCAGGATGCCGAACAGCCGACAAACTGGCGTAGGACATCGGGCTGTACGGGCGGTGTGACTGCGGTTGACCTGCTCGCGAAGCCGAATGTCAATCTTGGGGAAAACAGGCTCAAGGTCCAGCCTGAAGCGATCATGGAGATGGTGGAGAAGTTGTTCGAGTCACAGGAACTGTACCGCGACACGGGCGGCGTCCACACTTCTGCGTTGAGCGACGGCGAAAAAGTCGTCCTCGCCGCGGACGACATCGGCAGGCATAACACGCTGGATAAGATCGCAGGCATGTGCCTGATGCAAAATGTTTTTCCCGAAAACCGCATCCTTATCACCACGGGGCGCATCAGTTCCGAGATGCTGCAAAAAGCAGCGCAACTCAACGCGCCCATTTTAATCTCTCGTACCTCCCCCTCGTCGCTTTCCATCGAGATGGCGGAGCGATACGGCATCACGCTGATCGGCTACGCTAGAAAACACCGCTTCAATGTGTATTCCAATCCGCAGCGGGTCGGTTTGTAA
- a CDS encoding NADH-ubiquinone oxidoreductase-F iron-sulfur binding region domain-containing protein, with product MTNKHIIHKLISPEIQEFADKHGGSRETALEVLKDIQTHHSTLTPDTVADAARALKLPPHHLYGMATFYSMLSFEQRKKVLRVCDGPVCWLKRASVEEWLPAVDGQWSVERTSCLGLCDRAPAVLVDDEQAGPVEARDAKKVCEGWRGVPTDFSKARKGEVRVMTTLIGKIDPDSVDDALANGVYDGLKKALQTDPKAVLSEVESSGLQGRGGAGFPVGRKWRFVASEKRTPRYIICNADESEPLIFKDRVLMDTNPHQLLEGMTIAGYACGGSEAWIYIRGEYEYQARRLENAIQQSRAKNLLGENILGSGFSFDIHVHRGAGAYICGEETALIESLEGKRGEPRLRPPYPPTYGFRGQPTAVNNVESFCAVPHIIKNGAGWWNSLSTDTTPGTKMYMVLGHVKNPGLFEAPFGLTLHQIIEEFGGGMTKGSNFKFALCGGAAGMIADESMLDVPIDFSSGQNGISLGAGSFLICDQSISLVAMLRELLHFFAVESCGKCTPCRVGTWRSLEILDCMTAGKGQKGDVDELKALADLMQVSSFCGLGQSVGIPMKSALALFEAEFTESNS from the coding sequence ATGACCAACAAACATATCATCCACAAACTGATCTCGCCCGAAATACAGGAATTTGCGGACAAACACGGTGGCAGCCGCGAAACCGCGCTGGAGGTGCTGAAGGACATCCAAACGCATCACTCCACGCTTACGCCTGACACTGTCGCCGATGCCGCCCGCGCGCTGAAACTTCCTCCCCATCATCTGTATGGCATGGCGACATTTTATTCCATGCTTTCATTTGAACAACGCAAAAAAGTCTTGCGCGTGTGTGATGGTCCCGTGTGCTGGCTTAAAAGAGCGTCGGTGGAAGAATGGTTGCCTGCGGTCGATGGTCAATGGTCAGTAGAACGCACCTCCTGCCTGGGCTTGTGCGACCGCGCGCCTGCGGTTCTGGTGGATGACGAACAGGCGGGTCCTGTGGAAGCCAGAGACGCAAAGAAAGTCTGCGAAGGCTGGCGCGGCGTGCCGACGGATTTCAGCAAAGCCCGCAAAGGTGAAGTCCGTGTGATGACAACCCTGATCGGAAAGATCGACCCAGACTCGGTTGACGACGCACTGGCAAACGGCGTGTACGACGGATTGAAAAAAGCGCTTCAAACCGACCCCAAAGCGGTTCTTTCCGAAGTGGAATCCTCCGGCTTGCAGGGACGCGGCGGCGCGGGCTTCCCCGTCGGGCGGAAGTGGCGCTTCGTCGCTTCCGAAAAGCGGACTCCGCGCTACATCATCTGCAACGCGGATGAATCCGAGCCGCTGATCTTCAAAGACCGCGTGCTGATGGATACGAATCCGCATCAGTTGCTCGAAGGCATGACGATAGCAGGATACGCCTGCGGCGGGTCCGAAGCGTGGATCTACATCCGCGGGGAATATGAATATCAGGCTCGGCGGCTGGAAAATGCAATCCAACAGTCAAGGGCAAAAAATCTTTTAGGTGAAAATATTTTAGGCAGCGGTTTCTCGTTCGACATCCACGTCCATCGCGGCGCAGGGGCGTATATCTGCGGCGAAGAGACGGCGTTGATCGAATCGCTCGAAGGCAAACGCGGCGAACCGAGACTGCGTCCGCCGTATCCGCCCACCTATGGCTTCCGCGGACAGCCGACCGCGGTAAATAATGTCGAATCATTTTGTGCCGTCCCGCATATCATCAAGAATGGCGCGGGATGGTGGAATTCGCTTTCCACCGATACAACCCCCGGAACGAAGATGTACATGGTGTTGGGGCACGTAAAAAATCCCGGCTTGTTCGAAGCCCCGTTCGGCTTGACCCTGCACCAGATCATCGAGGAATTTGGCGGCGGAATGACCAAAGGATCGAATTTCAAATTCGCTTTGTGCGGCGGCGCGGCAGGGATGATCGCAGATGAATCCATGCTGGACGTGCCAATCGACTTTTCGTCGGGGCAAAATGGAATTTCACTCGGCGCAGGCTCCTTCCTGATCTGCGACCAAAGCATCTCTCTCGTTGCGATGCTGAGAGAATTACTGCACTTCTTCGCAGTCGAGTCCTGCGGAAAATGCACGCCCTGCCGTGTCGGCACGTGGCGCTCGCTTGAAATTCTGGACTGCATGACGGCTGGTAAAGGTCAAAAGGGAGATGTGGACGAATTGAAGGCGCTCGCAGACTTGATGCAAGTCTCTTCGTTCTGCGGGTTGGGACAGAGCGTGGGCATCCCAATGAAGTCCGCGCTGGCGCTTTTTGAAGCGGAGTTCACCGAAAGCAATTCGTAA
- the fdhF gene encoding formate dehydrogenase subunit alpha, with product MTVNIKINGKEIQAKAGKTILQIAGDHGIRIPTLCYHKDLNPTGNCRMCVVDVKGWRISPAACVTPVWDGMEIETDSERVMKDRKLTLELMLANHPQDCLTCDVAGECELQDLAYEYKAEVPAWGAKGTRYPMDSDPNPFIRVDMNKCILCRRCESACAEIQVRDVWGVAKRGFDEVMVAGAGVNMLEARCESCGQCVAYCPTGALSNKMNYGVARAHQVEKATTTCPYCGVGCQFDLLVKDNKVIGVHSNPKAPVNGMALCVKGRYGYDFIHHPDRLAKPKVRRYLLEGKKKKTKGKAWDWVETEWDKALDIVADKFAESRSKFGADTTGFLASAKCLNEENYLMNKLARQVIGTNNIDHCARLUHSSTVAGLAASFGSGAMSNSMDDVAKHAQAFFIIGSNTTEQHPVFGTMLRRAVRFRGAKLVVADPRKIDITEFATLHLRHRPGTDIALLNGLMYIILEKGWQDKAFIEERTENFDEFKATVMQYPPDKVVEITRVPIEKLYEAAEILASSKPMAVIWAMGITQHIVGVRNVMDLANLQMLLGNMGKAGGGVNPLRGQNNVQGACDMGALPNVYPAYQPVTSEEAREKFQKTWGATTEAKVGMTVTEMIPGILNGKIHALYILGEDPVMSDPDTNHIRKCLSAVDFLVLQEIFPSETAVYADVMLPGASFAEKTGTFTNTERRVQMVRQAIEPLGDSKPDWWILSEVAKRLMDRISDRVQKEAPHASWNYTSTAEIMSEINAVTPSYGGITHARLEAGERLQWPCLNAEHPGTPILHTKQFTRGLGKFMPIDHVPPAERPDDEYPMVMNTGRVLYHWHGGQMTRRSEGIMQVYGEALVEVNPDDAEKIGINGKTHVRVTSRRGSIEAKAWVTDRVPPGMVYANFHFPEASANELTHASLDPVSKIPSYKITAVKVELV from the coding sequence ATGACAGTGAATATAAAAATTAACGGAAAAGAAATCCAGGCAAAAGCAGGCAAAACGATCCTGCAAATTGCCGGGGATCATGGCATTCGCATCCCGACCCTGTGCTATCACAAGGATCTGAACCCGACAGGCAACTGCCGCATGTGCGTGGTGGACGTCAAAGGCTGGCGCATATCCCCTGCCGCATGTGTCACCCCCGTCTGGGATGGCATGGAGATCGAAACCGACAGCGAAAGGGTGATGAAAGACCGCAAGTTGACGCTCGAACTCATGCTTGCCAATCATCCGCAGGATTGCCTGACCTGTGACGTGGCGGGAGAATGTGAACTGCAAGACCTGGCGTACGAATACAAAGCCGAGGTCCCTGCCTGGGGCGCGAAGGGGACACGCTATCCCATGGACAGCGACCCCAACCCCTTCATCCGAGTGGACATGAACAAGTGTATCCTGTGCCGCAGGTGCGAATCAGCGTGTGCAGAAATTCAAGTCCGTGATGTGTGGGGCGTGGCAAAACGCGGCTTTGACGAAGTCATGGTGGCGGGCGCGGGCGTGAACATGCTCGAAGCGCGCTGCGAGTCGTGCGGTCAATGCGTGGCGTACTGCCCAACGGGAGCATTATCCAACAAGATGAATTACGGCGTCGCGCGTGCGCATCAAGTGGAGAAAGCCACCACGACCTGCCCGTACTGCGGTGTGGGCTGTCAGTTCGACTTATTGGTGAAAGATAACAAAGTCATCGGCGTTCATTCGAACCCGAAGGCACCCGTGAATGGCATGGCATTGTGCGTAAAAGGCCGCTACGGCTACGACTTCATTCATCATCCTGACCGCCTCGCGAAACCGAAGGTCAGGCGCTATCTATTGGAAGGGAAGAAGAAAAAAACAAAAGGCAAAGCATGGGACTGGGTCGAAACCGAATGGGACAAGGCTCTCGACATCGTCGCGGATAAATTCGCGGAGAGCCGCTCGAAATTCGGCGCGGACACCACGGGCTTCCTTGCTTCGGCAAAATGCCTGAACGAAGAAAATTATTTGATGAACAAACTGGCGCGGCAGGTCATAGGAACGAATAACATCGACCACTGCGCCCGTCTCTGACACTCCAGCACGGTAGCCGGTCTGGCTGCCTCCTTCGGTTCGGGCGCGATGTCCAACAGCATGGACGATGTCGCCAAACATGCACAAGCCTTCTTCATCATCGGTTCCAACACCACCGAACAGCATCCCGTTTTCGGCACGATGCTCCGCCGCGCGGTGAGATTCCGCGGCGCGAAACTGGTCGTGGCTGACCCGCGCAAAATTGACATTACCGAATTTGCGACACTGCATCTCCGTCACCGCCCCGGCACGGATATCGCCCTGTTGAACGGATTGATGTATATCATCCTTGAAAAAGGCTGGCAGGACAAAGCTTTCATCGAAGAACGCACGGAAAACTTCGACGAGTTCAAAGCCACGGTGATGCAATACCCGCCTGACAAGGTTGTGGAAATCACCCGCGTCCCCATCGAAAAACTGTACGAAGCGGCGGAAATTCTCGCCTCCTCCAAGCCGATGGCTGTTATTTGGGCGATGGGCATTACCCAACACATCGTCGGTGTGCGCAACGTGATGGACCTCGCCAACTTGCAAATGCTGCTTGGCAACATGGGCAAGGCGGGCGGCGGCGTGAATCCCCTGCGCGGACAGAACAACGTGCAAGGCGCATGTGACATGGGCGCCCTGCCGAACGTATACCCGGCATACCAGCCCGTCACCAGCGAGGAAGCGCGCGAGAAATTCCAGAAGACATGGGGCGCGACAACGGAAGCCAAGGTCGGCATGACGGTGACCGAGATGATCCCCGGCATTCTGAACGGCAAGATCCACGCGCTGTACATCCTCGGCGAGGACCCGGTCATGTCGGACCCGGACACGAACCACATCCGTAAATGCCTGTCTGCGGTGGACTTCCTCGTCTTGCAGGAGATCTTCCCCTCGGAGACGGCTGTCTACGCGGACGTGATGCTGCCCGGCGCGTCGTTCGCCGAGAAGACGGGCACGTTCACCAACACCGAGCGCCGCGTGCAGATGGTGCGCCAAGCCATCGAGCCGCTGGGCGACTCGAAACCCGACTGGTGGATCCTCTCGGAGGTGGCAAAACGCCTGATGGACCGAATCAGTGACCGGGTCCAGAAAGAGGCGCCGCATGCGTCATGGAATTACACATCCACAGCCGAGATCATGTCCGAGATCAACGCGGTCACCCCATCCTATGGCGGCATCACGCACGCAAGGCTGGAAGCGGGCGAACGCCTGCAATGGCCCTGCCTGAACGCGGAACATCCCGGCACGCCGATCCTGCATACCAAACAGTTCACACGCGGATTGGGCAAGTTCATGCCGATTGATCATGTGCCGCCCGCGGAACGCCCCGACGACGAGTACCCGATGGTGATGAACACCGGACGCGTGTTGTATCACTGGCACGGCGGACAGATGACACGCCGCTCGGAGGGCATCATGCAGGTGTACGGCGAGGCTCTGGTGGAGGTCAACCCGGACGATGCGGAGAAGATCGGCATCAACGGCAAGACGCACGTGCGCGTGACATCGCGGCGCGGGAGCATCGAAGCGAAAGCCTGGGTTACAGACCGCGTACCGCCGGGCATGGTGTATGCGAACTTCCATTTCCCTGAGGCTTCAGCCAATGAATTAACACACGCCTCACTTGACCCTGTCTCGAAAATTCCGTCCTACAAGATCACAGCAGTCAAGGTGGAGTTAGTATAA
- a CDS encoding CBS domain-containing protein: protein MTTVRKLLESKDTATNFSVESTDTVLQALKVMAEAHIGAILVTEKGKIVGIYTERDYLYKGELEGRSAKETQIKDVMVPKMITVTNDTTVDQCMALMKQYRIRHLPVVENDQLVGLISMRDAMIAAIENRESEIRGLENYIMGSGFQS, encoded by the coding sequence ATGACAACTGTCCGTAAATTACTTGAGTCAAAGGATACTGCAACCAATTTCTCTGTCGAATCCACAGATACGGTCCTGCAAGCGCTAAAAGTGATGGCGGAGGCCCACATTGGAGCAATATTGGTGACAGAGAAAGGAAAGATCGTCGGCATTTACACCGAGCGGGATTATCTATACAAAGGCGAACTTGAAGGGCGCTCTGCAAAGGAAACACAAATCAAGGATGTGATGGTGCCCAAAATGATTACAGTCACCAACGACACGACGGTGGATCAGTGCATGGCGCTGATGAAACAGTACCGGATTCGCCACCTGCCCGTCGTGGAGAACGACCAGCTCGTCGGCCTGATTTCGATGCGCGATGCAATGATAGCTGCCATCGAAAACAGGGAAAGCGAGATCCGCGGGCTCGAAAATTACATCATGGGCTCCGGCTTCCAATCCTAG
- a CDS encoding LysM peptidoglycan-binding domain-containing protein — MYFHRDFYAAILLISLLSSCAPAVETPIIFPTYDPFLPLQEEPAGQPAAANTSSPLAPTATRPSTPTRVALTVSPLAAGPGGQILNTPTPDTLRILPTPRQQADEYEVQAGDTLGLIAERYGISVQALMQANNIGDPNLLSVGTLLKIPVPNPVSAGTSFKIIPDSEMVHGPASVYFDVMDFTESQNGYLENYTQDVNGILLSGSEVITTVAQNYSVNPRLLVALLEYQSGWVTNPTPFNTSYPMGLADESRLGLYRQLAWAADTLNRGYYLWRANALATWVMSDGQIVPIDPTINAGTAAVQYFFSELGDLPTWQQDVSGTGVFLTYYVLFGNPFTYAIEPLVSPSITQPALNLPFNKGEAWYFTGGPHGGWDSGSAWAALDFAPPNGEGSCAASARWVTALGDGLVIRASNGAVIQDLDNDGYEQTGWVIFYMHIAEQDRAKPGEYLFAGDQVGHPSCEGGVSNATHVHIARKYNGEWIAADGLIPFNLDGWISSGSGSEYNGFLTRGSTRIEAWDSANEFNLITR; from the coding sequence ATGTATTTTCACAGAGACTTCTACGCTGCAATCCTGTTAATTAGCCTGCTTTCCTCATGCGCGCCGGCGGTGGAAACACCAATAATCTTCCCGACCTATGACCCCTTTTTACCGCTTCAGGAAGAGCCTGCAGGACAGCCTGCCGCCGCTAACACAAGTTCCCCCCTGGCTCCCACCGCCACACGGCCGTCAACTCCGACCCGTGTGGCGCTTACCGTATCGCCACTGGCAGCCGGACCGGGCGGGCAAATCCTAAATACACCCACGCCGGATACGCTCCGCATCCTTCCAACCCCTCGCCAGCAGGCGGATGAATATGAGGTGCAGGCAGGGGATACGCTTGGCCTGATAGCAGAGAGATATGGCATCAGTGTTCAGGCATTGATGCAAGCCAACAACATCGGCGATCCTAACTTATTAAGCGTGGGTACGCTGCTGAAAATACCAGTCCCCAATCCGGTCAGTGCAGGGACATCCTTCAAGATCATTCCCGACTCTGAAATGGTGCATGGTCCCGCAAGTGTTTATTTCGATGTAATGGATTTTACAGAAAGCCAGAATGGCTATCTCGAGAATTATACCCAGGATGTGAACGGCATACTATTATCAGGCAGTGAGGTGATCACAACTGTTGCACAGAATTATTCTGTCAATCCGCGGTTGTTAGTAGCATTGCTTGAGTATCAAAGCGGATGGGTGACCAATCCCACACCATTCAACACATCCTATCCGATGGGCCTGGCAGACGAAAGCCGCCTCGGTTTATACCGTCAACTGGCATGGGCGGCGGACACGTTGAACCGCGGCTATTATCTTTGGAGGGCAAATGCCCTCGCAACCTGGGTCATGAGCGATGGACAGATTGTCCCCATTGACCCAACCATCAACGCCGGCACTGCCGCAGTCCAATACTTCTTTTCAGAACTCGGCGACCTGCCTACATGGCAGCAGGATGTAAGCGGCACCGGGGTTTTCCTTACGTACTACGTCCTATTTGGCAATCCCTTCACCTATGCAATCGAGCCGCTTGTCTCGCCATCCATTACGCAGCCCGCCTTGAACCTTCCCTTTAACAAAGGGGAAGCATGGTATTTCACCGGCGGACCGCATGGGGGCTGGGATTCGGGTTCTGCGTGGGCGGCGCTAGATTTCGCCCCTCCCAACGGCGAAGGCAGCTGTGCCGCGTCTGCCAGGTGGGTCACCGCTCTGGGAGACGGTCTGGTCATTCGCGCATCCAACGGCGCAGTGATACAAGACCTCGATAATGACGGCTACGAACAAACCGGCTGGGTGATCTTTTACATGCATATTGCGGAACAAGACCGCGCAAAACCGGGTGAATATCTGTTTGCCGGAGACCAAGTAGGGCATCCGTCGTGCGAAGGCGGAGTTTCAAATGCCACGCATGTGCATATCGCCCGCAAATACAACGGCGAGTGGATCGCCGCCGACGGCCTCATCCCCTTCAACCTAGACGGCTGGATCTCCAGCGGCAGCGGGAGCGAATATAACGGCTTCCTCACGCGCGGGTCAACCCGCATTGAAGCGTGGGACAGCGCCAATGAGTTCAACCTGATTACCCGCTAA